In a single window of the Notamacropus eugenii isolate mMacEug1 chromosome 4, mMacEug1.pri_v2, whole genome shotgun sequence genome:
- the LOC140498698 gene encoding large ribosomal subunit protein uL23-like, with product MALKAKKEVVIPPKTETKSKALKTKKAVLKGVHSHKKKKIRTSPTFQRPKTLRLRRQPKYPRKSAPRRNKLDHYAIIKFPLTTESAMKKTEDNNTLAFIADIKANKHQIKQAVRKLYDINVAKVNTLIQPDGEKKTYFWLAPDYDALDVANKIGIIQTVSNCLTAPTIKSFPL from the coding sequence ATGGCACTGAAGGCAAAGAAGGAAGTCGTTATCCCCCCCAAGACAGAAACCAAGTCCAAGGCCTTGAAGACCAAGAAGGCGGTGTTAAAGGGTGTCCACagccacaaaaagaagaagatTCGAACATCCCCCACCTTCCAGCGACCCAAGACACTAAGACTAAGAAGGCAGCCCAAATACCCAAGGAAAAGTGCCCCTCGGAGAAACAAGCTTGATCACTATGCAATCATTAAGTTTCCCTTGACCACTGAGTCTGCTATGAAGAAGACTGAGGACAACAACACCCTAGCTTTCATTGCGGACATCAAGGCCAACAAGCATCAGATCAAGCAGGCAGTAAGGAAGCTGTATGACATCAATGTGGCCAAGGTCAACACACTGATCCagcctgatggagagaagaaaacttATTTCTGGCTTGCTCCAGACTATGATGCCTTGGATGTTgccaacaaaattggaatcatcCAAACTGTGTCCAACTGTCTCACTGCACctacaataaaaagttttcccctataa